From the genome of Capsicum annuum cultivar UCD-10X-F1 unplaced genomic scaffold, UCD10Xv1.1 ctg81929, whole genome shotgun sequence, one region includes:
- the LOC107851515 gene encoding TMV resistance protein N — protein MASTSSSASNSQYCPQWKYDIFLSFRGENTRNTITGYLYERLTRRGIITFQDNKRIEHGDSIPEELLKAIKDSQVALVIFSENFATSRWCLDELVNIMECTKDENGKTVIPVFYGVDATDVRNQSKNFAKAFVKHELKYNDDGEGMQKVQRWRTALTAAANLKGYVFPNGVESDCIERIVDDISSKCKTSGSYSYKVVGIDTQLEKVESLLKMEIDDVRIVWIWGMGGLGKTTIANAIYNKLSSSKFKDACFLEDIKENKHRMYSLQNILLSKLLGEKENCVNNKEGRSMMARRLRFKKVLIVLDDIDHRDQLDYLAGDLGWFGKGSRIIATTRDKCLRGEYDVVYEVETLLDCDALELFNQYAFMEKVPDECFKDITLEIVSHAKGHPLALKVCGSSLHGKGIIVWRSALDLMKKNSSSEIIENLKISYDRLEPDEQEIFLDIACFFRGKEKKDVMPILESCGFPAEYGLSVLIDKSLVFISDHNKIQMHDLIQDMGKYIVKLQKDQGERSRLWLAEDFEEVMVNNTVSRLSNAILFNF, from the exons ATGGCATCAACTTCTTCTTCTGCGAGTAACTCACAGTACTGTCCTCAATGGAAGTATGATATCTTTTTAAGTTTTAGAGGTGAAAATACTCGTAACACAATTACAGGTTACTTGTACGAACGTTTGACAAGGAGGGGAATAATCACCTTTCAAGATAATAAAAGAATAGAGCATGGCGATTCGATCCCAGAAGAACTCTTGAAAGCTATCAAAGATTCTCAAGTTGCCCTTGTAATTTTTTCAGAGAATTTTGCTACATCCAGATGGTGCTTGGATGAACTAGTGAACATCATGGAGTGCACAAAGGACGAAAATGGAAAAACAGTAATACCAGTCTTCTATGGTGTGGATGCAACAGATGTTCGAAACCAAAGTAAAAACTTTGCTAAAGCATTTGTCAAACACGAATTAAAGTATAATGATGATGGTGAGGGGATGCAGAAGGTGCAAAGATGGAGGACTGCCCTAACTGCTGCCGCAAATCTAAAAGGATATGTATTCCCTAACGG GGTTGAATCAGACTGTATTGAGCGTATTGTGGATGACATTTCGTCCAAATGCAAGACTTCAGGATCTTATTCGTACAAAGTTGTGGGAATAGATACTCAATTAGAGAAAGTAGAATCCCTATTAAAGATGGAAATTGATGATGTTCGGATAGTGTGGATCTGGGGAATGGGGGGACTTGGTAAAACAACAATAGCAAATGCTATTTATAATAAACTCTCATCCAGCAAATTTAAAGATGCCTGTTTCCTTGAGGatattaaagaaaacaaacaTAGAATGTACTCTCTGCAAAATATCCTTCTCTCTAAACTGTTAGGGGAAAAAGAAAATTGCGTGAATAATAAGGAGGGGAGGAGCATGATGGCTCGTAGACTTCGGTTTAAGAAGGTTTTAATTGTGCTTGATGACATAGATCATAGAGACCAGTTGGATTACCTAGCAGGGGATCTTGGTTGGTTTGGCAAGGGAAGTAGGATTATTGCAACCACGAGGGACAAATGCTTGAGAGGGGAATATGATGTAGTATATGAAGTGGAAACATTACTTGATTGTGATGCTCTTGAACTTTTCAATCAATATGCTTTCATGGAAAAAGTTCCAGATGAGTGTTTTAAAGATATAACATTGGAGATAGTAAGTCATGCTAAAGGCCATCCTTTAGCCCTGAAAGTGTGTGGTTCTTCATTACACGGGAAGGGTATAATTGTGTGGAGAAGTGCTTTAGACCTAATGAAGAAAAACTCTAGTTCAGAAATTATTGAGAACCTCAAAATAAGTTATGACAGGTTGGAGCCTGACGAGCAAGAGATATTTCTGGATATAGCATGTTTCTtcagaggaaaagaaaaaaaagatgtcaTGCCAATCCTTGAAAGTTGTGGTTTTCCAGCTGAATATGGATTGAGTGTACTAATCGACAAATCTCTTGTGTTCATCTCTGaccataataaaattcaaatgcATGACTTAATACAAGATATGGGTAAATATATAGTGAAATTGCAAAAGGATCAGGGCGAACGTAGCAGACTATGGCTAGCCGAAGATTTCGAAGAAGTGATGGTCAACAATACAGTAAGTAGGCTAAGCAATGCAATACTATTCAATTTCTAG